A section of the Sphaerobacter thermophilus DSM 20745 genome encodes:
- a CDS encoding NAD-dependent epimerase/dehydratase family protein, whose protein sequence is MATRVLVTGAGGFIGHHLVRYLVAKGYWVRGVDIKYPEFESSLAHDFQLLDLRRFDNCLIATSGVDEVYHLAADMGGIGYITGNHASIAHNDILINTHMLEASRINGVQRFLFSSSACVYPDYRQDDPDVTPLREEDAYPAAPEEGYGWEKLFTEKLCQYYAEDYGMETRVVRFHNVYGPLGTYEGGKEKAPAALCRKIALAEDGDEIEIWGDGEQTRSFMYVDDCVEGIYRLMRSDYRHPLNLGTDRLVTINELVDIIADIAGKRIVKRHELTKPQGVRGRNSDNTRLRQVLGWEPQISLEEGLAVTYQWIARQVAPTRHGQRRLVAV, encoded by the coding sequence ATGGCAACGCGTGTTCTGGTCACCGGCGCTGGTGGTTTCATCGGTCATCATCTGGTCCGTTACCTGGTCGCCAAGGGGTATTGGGTTCGCGGTGTCGACATCAAGTACCCCGAGTTCGAGTCGTCGCTGGCGCACGACTTCCAACTGCTCGACCTGCGCCGGTTCGACAACTGCCTGATCGCCACCAGCGGCGTGGACGAGGTCTACCACCTGGCGGCCGACATGGGTGGCATCGGCTATATCACCGGGAACCACGCCAGTATCGCGCACAACGACATCCTGATCAACACCCACATGCTGGAGGCGAGCCGGATCAACGGGGTGCAGCGGTTCCTCTTCTCGTCCTCGGCCTGCGTCTACCCGGACTACCGGCAGGACGATCCCGACGTCACGCCGCTGCGTGAGGAGGACGCCTACCCGGCGGCGCCGGAGGAGGGCTACGGCTGGGAGAAGCTCTTCACCGAAAAGCTCTGCCAGTACTACGCCGAGGACTACGGCATGGAGACCCGCGTGGTGCGGTTCCACAACGTCTACGGTCCGCTCGGCACCTACGAGGGGGGCAAGGAGAAGGCCCCGGCGGCGCTCTGCCGCAAGATCGCCTTGGCCGAGGACGGCGACGAGATCGAGATCTGGGGCGATGGTGAGCAGACCCGCTCCTTCATGTACGTCGACGACTGCGTCGAGGGGATCTACCGGCTGATGCGGTCGGACTACCGCCACCCGCTGAATCTTGGGACTGACCGGCTAGTGACGATCAACGAACTGGTTGACATCATCGCCGATATCGCCGGGAAGCGGATCGTGAAGCGGCACGAGCTCACGAAGCCGCAGGGTGTCCGCGGGCGCAACAGTGACAACACCCGGCTGCGCCAGGTGCTCGGCTGGGAGCCGCAGATCTCGCTAGAGGAGGGCCTGGCGGTTACCTACCAGTGGATCGCCCGGCAGGTCGCCCCGACGCGGCACGGCCAGCGCCGGCTGGTGGCGGTGTAG
- a CDS encoding WecB/TagA/CpsF family glycosyltransferase — protein sequence MQQVRHEATAVKIGTGSQAVAGAPLPLPANRSRRILGMRVDATSYDAAAEQVITWAKAGESRYVCVSTVHMVMEGHDRAEFQRIVNAADLVTPDGMPLVWGLKLLGIPSATRVYGPDLTPVVCEHAAREGVPVGFYGGTPEVLDRMIANLTARYPGLQVVYRHSPPFRPLTAEEEAREIEEIRASGARILFVGLGCPKQEQWMAARRGRIDAVMLGVGAAFDFLAGAKRQAPDLIQSLGLEWLFRLATEPRRLWRRYLYNNPRFVVLFAAQVLKGRTQWEAH from the coding sequence ATGCAGCAGGTTCGTCACGAAGCGACCGCAGTCAAGATCGGGACCGGCTCGCAGGCCGTTGCGGGGGCGCCTCTCCCGCTCCCGGCCAACCGCAGCCGCCGCATCCTCGGGATGCGCGTCGATGCCACGTCGTACGACGCTGCGGCCGAGCAGGTCATCACCTGGGCCAAGGCTGGGGAGTCGCGCTACGTCTGTGTCTCCACCGTGCACATGGTCATGGAGGGGCACGACCGCGCCGAGTTCCAGCGGATCGTCAATGCGGCCGATCTGGTCACGCCGGACGGCATGCCGCTGGTGTGGGGGCTCAAGCTGCTGGGAATCCCCTCGGCCACCCGGGTGTACGGCCCGGACCTGACGCCGGTGGTGTGCGAGCATGCGGCGCGTGAGGGGGTGCCGGTCGGCTTTTACGGCGGCACGCCGGAGGTGCTGGACCGCATGATCGCCAACCTCACGGCGCGCTACCCGGGCCTGCAGGTCGTCTACCGCCATAGCCCGCCGTTCCGTCCCCTGACGGCCGAGGAGGAGGCGCGGGAGATCGAGGAGATTCGTGCCTCCGGCGCGCGCATCCTCTTCGTCGGCCTGGGGTGCCCCAAGCAGGAGCAGTGGATGGCGGCGCGGCGGGGCCGGATCGACGCGGTCATGCTGGGTGTCGGAGCCGCCTTCGACTTCCTCGCCGGCGCCAAGCGGCAGGCGCCGGACCTGATCCAGTCGCTGGGGCTGGAGTGGCTCTTCCGGCTGGCGACCGAGCCCCGGCGACTCTGGCGACGCTACCTCTACAACAATCCGCGGTTTGTGGTCTTGTTCGCGGCCCAGGTACTCAAGGGCCGGACTCAATGGGAGGCTCACTAA